A single window of Mycolicibacterium madagascariense DNA harbors:
- the efeB gene encoding iron uptake transporter deferrochelatase/peroxidase subunit, which yields MTTGHGQTPTDDGVPGGAAAPPGVSRRGMLSGALLAGLGGAVVGAAGGGSAAWAMATSDAATVDDTDTVDLDRSYPYYGTGHQGGIETQPQRHTVFMTFTLADTATKSSLQTLLARWSAAAAVLQQGNSVGAVQPSNGVAPPGDTGEAAGLSPASLTVTIGLGPTLFDDRFGLAPHKPAAFSALPTLNGDTLDPKFTGGDLSVQACADDPQVCYHAVRNLARLGRSVVTPFWAVLGFGRASAGPGQQTPRNLLGFKDGTRNIQTDQQYSEFVWVQNGDQPWMEGGTYQVVRKIRMLLETWDTDRVGNQQQIIGRHKEEGSPLSGAHEMDTPNFAAKTSTGDPVIDPVSHVALAARENNGGMMIRRRSYNYTDGLDANGELNAGLLFIAYQNDPQHFVQLQNRLGAHDLLNEYIRHVGSAIFAVPPAPEKGHYLAQQLFTAS from the coding sequence GTGACGACGGGTCACGGGCAGACGCCCACCGACGACGGCGTTCCCGGGGGAGCCGCGGCTCCCCCGGGGGTGAGCCGGCGCGGCATGCTCTCCGGGGCCCTGCTCGCCGGCCTGGGTGGGGCCGTCGTCGGTGCCGCGGGCGGGGGTTCGGCGGCGTGGGCCATGGCGACGTCGGACGCGGCGACGGTGGACGACACCGACACCGTCGACCTGGATCGCAGCTATCCGTACTACGGGACGGGCCATCAGGGTGGGATCGAGACGCAGCCGCAGCGTCACACGGTCTTCATGACGTTCACGCTGGCGGACACCGCGACCAAGAGTTCTCTGCAGACCCTGCTCGCGCGTTGGTCGGCCGCGGCCGCCGTTCTGCAGCAAGGCAATTCGGTGGGTGCGGTGCAGCCGAGCAACGGCGTGGCCCCGCCCGGCGACACGGGCGAGGCGGCCGGGCTGAGTCCCGCCAGCCTCACGGTGACGATCGGTCTGGGCCCCACGCTGTTCGACGACCGCTTCGGCCTCGCGCCCCACAAGCCGGCGGCGTTCTCCGCGCTGCCGACCCTGAACGGGGACACGCTCGACCCGAAGTTCACCGGCGGCGACCTGTCCGTGCAGGCCTGCGCCGACGACCCGCAGGTCTGCTACCACGCCGTGCGCAACCTGGCCCGCCTCGGCCGCAGTGTCGTCACGCCGTTCTGGGCGGTGCTCGGCTTCGGTCGCGCCTCGGCCGGACCCGGCCAGCAGACCCCACGAAACCTGTTGGGATTCAAGGACGGAACGCGCAACATCCAGACCGACCAGCAGTACTCGGAGTTCGTCTGGGTCCAGAACGGCGACCAGCCGTGGATGGAGGGCGGCACCTACCAGGTGGTGCGCAAGATTCGCATGCTGCTGGAGACGTGGGACACCGACCGGGTCGGCAACCAACAGCAGATCATCGGACGCCACAAGGAGGAGGGCTCCCCACTCAGTGGCGCCCACGAGATGGACACGCCGAACTTCGCCGCGAAGACGTCGACCGGCGATCCGGTGATCGATCCGGTGTCGCACGTCGCGCTAGCGGCGCGAGAGAACAACGGCGGCATGATGATTCGCCGCCGCAGCTACAACTACACCGACGGACTGGACGCCAACGGCGAACTCAACGCCGGTCTGCTGTTCATCGCCTACCAGAACGATCCGCAGCACTTCGTCCAGCTGCAGAACCGCCTCGGCGCACACGATCTGCTCAACGAGTACATCCGCCACGTGGGGTCGGCGATCTTCGCGGTGCCTCCGGCGCCGGAGAAGGGCCACTACCTCGCGCAGCAGCTCTTCACGGCTAGTTGA
- the efeO gene encoding iron uptake system protein EfeO, giving the protein MNHLPAPRSLSRKVLWAVPAVAAATALTVSACGSSTTAAKSSSAPSTTNGVNTVNVTLANDGGKDGCAADATSVPAGPVTFKVTNASAPGITEMELLKDQRIVGEKENLAPGLDPVSFTATLDGGQYRIYCPGASNEYLDLTVTGQAAAAPTGTVPTILASGTKEYSAYVVDQVNQLDSGVKALDAAIQAGKLNDAKAAYAQARPFYERAESSVDGFVLPGFAVDDNAGNLDYLIDMRESTPVDAKVGWKGFHAIERDLFQGNAITPTTKALSTELVGNVGRLVNVVAPLQFKPEDLANGAADLIEEVQNTKITGEEEAFSHIDLVDFAGNVEGAQQAYASLRPGLQKIDPALVATLDGQFQSVLTTLDGYRDPAALGGYRTWTPELRGTDAPKLTAVIQPLHESLATVAQKVVSAT; this is encoded by the coding sequence ATGAATCACCTGCCCGCACCGAGGTCACTGTCTCGTAAAGTCCTGTGGGCGGTGCCCGCCGTGGCGGCCGCGACCGCGCTGACCGTCAGCGCCTGTGGCTCCAGCACGACCGCCGCGAAGAGCAGCTCCGCGCCGAGCACCACCAACGGGGTCAACACGGTCAACGTCACACTCGCCAACGACGGCGGCAAGGACGGCTGCGCCGCCGATGCGACGAGCGTGCCCGCGGGCCCGGTCACCTTCAAGGTCACCAACGCCAGCGCGCCCGGCATCACCGAGATGGAGTTGCTCAAGGACCAGCGCATCGTGGGGGAGAAGGAGAACCTGGCCCCCGGACTGGATCCCGTGAGCTTCACCGCCACCCTCGACGGCGGTCAGTACCGGATCTACTGCCCTGGCGCGAGCAACGAGTACCTCGACCTCACCGTCACCGGTCAGGCGGCCGCCGCACCCACCGGTACGGTGCCGACGATTCTGGCCAGCGGCACCAAGGAGTACTCGGCGTACGTGGTCGATCAGGTGAACCAGCTCGACAGCGGCGTCAAGGCGCTCGATGCCGCGATCCAGGCAGGCAAACTCAATGACGCCAAGGCCGCCTATGCGCAGGCCCGGCCCTTCTACGAGCGCGCCGAGTCCAGCGTCGACGGTTTCGTCCTGCCGGGCTTCGCCGTCGACGACAACGCGGGCAATCTCGACTACCTGATCGACATGCGCGAGTCCACTCCGGTCGACGCCAAGGTGGGCTGGAAGGGCTTCCACGCCATCGAGCGAGACCTGTTCCAGGGCAATGCGATTACCCCCACCACGAAGGCGCTGAGCACCGAGCTCGTCGGCAACGTGGGCCGTCTGGTGAACGTCGTCGCACCGCTGCAGTTCAAGCCGGAGGACCTCGCCAACGGCGCGGCCGACCTCATCGAGGAAGTGCAGAACACCAAGATCACCGGCGAGGAGGAGGCCTTCAGCCACATCGACCTGGTCGACTTCGCCGGCAACGTCGAGGGCGCCCAGCAGGCATACGCGTCGCTGCGCCCGGGCCTGCAGAAGATCGACCCGGCGCTGGTGGCCACCCTCGACGGGCAGTTCCAGTCGGTGCTGACGACGCTCGATGGCTACCGCGACCCGGCGGCCCTCGGCGGCTACCGGACGTGGACCCCCGAACTGCGCGGCACCGACGCCCCCAAGCTGACCGCCGTCATCCAGCCGCTGCACGAGAGCCTCGCGACCGTGGCGCAGAAGGTGGTCTCGGCGACGTGA
- the efeU gene encoding iron uptake transporter permease EfeU has protein sequence MQGIFVGTFLIGLREGLEAALIVSIIGAFLARNGNPVRPMFAGVGLAVLISVGVGVGLELLSASLPQRQQEMLETVIGAIAVVFVTTMILWMNRNAFRMKGELERDAARAINGGGAFALAVMAFLAVLKEGFETAVFLLAAAQASHGNRWFAVLGGAAGIATAVAIGVGIYFGSLKLNLGRFFRVTGVFLVFIAAGLVASSLRTAHEAGWIEVGQARTFDFSSWMPTQSFLGAIVTGMFGIPADPRLIEVIGWLLYAIPVLVVFLWPARWAPGSTAKRRLTWGVAAGLAIIAAGMALLVPDDVGAAPGPTRTATTAAGDAVSATLRTEGADRVLVAGADRVPLAAAGQQSVDGVDVDVWQATVPADPGVPTNPISLAQLANLAGGRLPVGLGGARAPGPFDAQWSASTVYTVLAHGDAVVTADRASTRVATLRGGGLTGSKTVSVGGLATDWATAPHDDHQIATQIARSALDRSERTLWTVWLPTVFAIAAALVVLAAVRTNRTVSKNERERRHHESPARTEVTVS, from the coding sequence GTGCAGGGCATCTTCGTGGGCACGTTCCTCATCGGTCTGCGGGAGGGCCTCGAGGCCGCGCTCATCGTCAGCATCATCGGTGCCTTCCTCGCCCGCAACGGCAACCCCGTCCGCCCGATGTTCGCTGGTGTCGGCCTCGCCGTGCTGATCAGCGTCGGCGTCGGCGTCGGACTGGAGTTGTTGTCCGCGTCGCTGCCGCAGCGCCAGCAGGAGATGCTCGAGACGGTCATCGGCGCCATCGCCGTGGTCTTCGTGACCACGATGATCCTGTGGATGAACCGCAACGCCTTTCGGATGAAGGGCGAGCTGGAACGCGACGCCGCGCGCGCGATCAACGGTGGTGGTGCGTTCGCCCTGGCCGTGATGGCGTTCCTCGCGGTGCTCAAGGAGGGCTTTGAGACCGCGGTGTTCCTGCTGGCGGCGGCCCAGGCGTCCCACGGCAATCGCTGGTTCGCCGTCCTCGGCGGCGCCGCGGGGATAGCCACGGCCGTCGCGATCGGCGTCGGCATCTACTTCGGCAGCCTCAAGCTCAACCTCGGCCGCTTCTTCCGCGTCACCGGCGTCTTCCTGGTCTTCATCGCGGCGGGTCTCGTCGCGAGTAGCCTCCGCACGGCCCACGAGGCCGGCTGGATCGAGGTCGGCCAGGCGCGCACCTTCGACTTCTCGTCCTGGATGCCGACGCAGTCGTTCCTCGGCGCGATCGTGACGGGCATGTTCGGGATCCCCGCGGACCCACGGCTGATCGAGGTCATCGGCTGGCTGCTGTACGCGATCCCCGTGCTGGTCGTCTTCCTGTGGCCCGCCCGCTGGGCGCCGGGGTCGACGGCCAAACGCCGTCTGACCTGGGGGGTGGCCGCCGGACTCGCGATCATCGCCGCGGGCATGGCGCTCCTCGTCCCGGACGACGTGGGTGCGGCCCCGGGCCCGACCCGGACCGCCACCACCGCGGCCGGTGACGCGGTGAGCGCCACCCTGCGGACCGAGGGGGCGGACCGCGTGCTCGTCGCCGGCGCCGATCGGGTGCCCCTGGCGGCCGCGGGTCAGCAGTCCGTCGACGGCGTCGACGTCGACGTGTGGCAGGCGACCGTCCCCGCCGATCCCGGCGTCCCCACGAACCCGATCAGCCTGGCGCAGTTGGCGAACCTGGCCGGCGGCCGGCTTCCCGTCGGCCTCGGAGGCGCCCGCGCGCCCGGCCCGTTCGACGCCCAGTGGAGCGCCAGCACCGTCTACACCGTGCTGGCCCACGGTGACGCCGTGGTCACCGCCGACCGCGCCAGCACCCGCGTCGCAACCCTGCGCGGCGGCGGACTGACGGGGTCGAAGACCGTCAGCGTCGGCGGTCTCGCCACCGACTGGGCGACGGCACCCCACGACGATCATCAGATCGCCACCCAGATCGCGCGATCCGCGCTCGATCGGTCCGAACGAACGCTCTGGACGGTATGGCTGCCAACGGTTTTCGCCATCGCCGCCGCACTGGTCGTGCTCGCCGCGGTCCGCACGAACCGCACTGTCTCCAAGAACGAAAGGGAACGACGACACCATGAATCACCTGCCCGCACCGAGGTCACTGTCTCGTAA
- a CDS encoding winged helix-turn-helix transcriptional regulator produces the protein MAGEWATGTERCPMEVALELIGTRSAMTLLREAFLGARRFDDLVARAGLSSMTASVRLKEFVAAGLMYKRPYQASYGTRCEYVLTDLGHACQPVVRALMQFGMEVEHSERVALDRSADAAS, from the coding sequence ATGGCTGGCGAGTGGGCGACCGGTACCGAGAGGTGCCCCATGGAGGTCGCGTTGGAGTTGATCGGCACCCGTTCGGCGATGACGCTGCTCCGGGAGGCGTTCCTCGGCGCGCGCCGGTTCGACGACCTCGTCGCCAGGGCGGGACTCTCGAGCATGACGGCGTCGGTTCGACTCAAGGAGTTCGTCGCCGCCGGGCTGATGTACAAGCGGCCCTACCAGGCGTCGTACGGGACGCGCTGCGAGTACGTGCTGACCGATCTGGGCCACGCGTGCCAGCCCGTCGTGCGGGCCCTGATGCAGTTCGGCATGGAGGTCGAGCACTCCGAGCGCGTCGCCCTGGACCGGAGCGCCGACGCGGCGAGCTGA
- a CDS encoding FMN-dependent NADH-azoreductase, with product MPSLLQLDSSADLQHSTSRALTEHFADAWRDRGAEYTVVRRDLHRDPLPHLPTNALHWAPRLRLAGEVADPRAEELQQALIAEAMAADTIVIGAPMYQWTVPSTLKAWLDYLHVPGVTAPYDEPTLPLAGKPVVVVCSRGDRYGPGTPGAGLDFVTPVLNQVLGAALGMRVTFVVAELTLAQRIPAMGEFVAEQQAGLARARAELEALANR from the coding sequence ATGCCCTCACTGCTGCAGCTCGATTCCTCCGCCGACCTCCAACACTCGACGAGCCGCGCGCTCACCGAGCACTTCGCGGACGCCTGGCGGGACAGGGGTGCGGAGTACACCGTGGTGCGGCGCGACCTGCACCGCGACCCGCTGCCCCATCTGCCGACCAACGCGCTGCACTGGGCGCCACGGCTGCGTCTGGCGGGCGAGGTGGCCGATCCGCGCGCCGAGGAGCTGCAGCAGGCGCTGATCGCCGAGGCGATGGCCGCCGACACGATCGTCATCGGCGCGCCCATGTATCAGTGGACGGTGCCCTCGACCCTGAAGGCGTGGCTGGACTACCTGCACGTGCCGGGCGTGACGGCCCCCTATGACGAACCCACGCTGCCGCTGGCGGGCAAGCCGGTGGTGGTCGTGTGCAGCCGTGGCGACCGCTACGGTCCGGGGACGCCCGGCGCCGGGCTGGACTTCGTGACGCCCGTGCTCAACCAGGTGCTCGGCGCGGCGCTCGGCATGCGGGTCACCTTCGTGGTCGCCGAACTGACTCTGGCCCAACGCATTCCAGCGATGGGGGAGTTCGTGGCCGAGCAGCAGGCCGGGTTGGCCAGGGCGCGTGCGGAACTCGAGGCGCTGGCCAACCGATAG
- a CDS encoding peptide chain release factor 3 — protein MTEDILQAPTAATSTDGPATSRVTAEARRRRTFAVISHPDAGKSTLTEALVLHANVITEAGAIHGKAGRRATVSDWMEMEKARGISITSTALQFPYRAPSGQDCVINLLDTPGHADFSEDTYRVLTAVDCAVMLIDAAKGLEPQTLKLFEVCRLRRIPIITVINKWDRPGRDPLELIDEIQSRIGLRPTPLTWPVGIAGDFKGVLDRRTGNFIRFTRTAGGAKAAPEEHITPDRAHAAAGDDWDNAVEESELLSADGSDYDQDTFLGCETTPLLFTSAALNFGVNQLLDVLVQLAPAPHGQLDTEGHRRPAESPFSAFVFKVQAGMDSAHRDRIAYARVCSGTFERGEVLTHATTGKPFVTKYAQSVFGQQRSTLDTAWPGDVIGLANANVLRPGDTLYRDVPVQYPPIPSFSPEHFAVARGTDPSKHKQFRKGIEQLEQEGVVQVLRSDRRGDQAPVFAAVGPMQFEVASHRMAAEMSAPISLESLPYTVARAASPEDVDFLSRQPSVEVFTRTDGVILVLFSTKWRLEGFQRDNPNVVLQSLVAAGDD, from the coding sequence ATGACCGAGGACATCCTTCAGGCGCCCACCGCTGCGACGAGCACGGACGGGCCCGCCACGAGCCGCGTGACCGCGGAGGCCCGACGCCGACGGACCTTCGCCGTCATCAGCCACCCCGACGCCGGCAAGTCCACCCTGACCGAGGCGCTGGTCCTGCACGCCAACGTCATCACCGAGGCCGGCGCGATCCACGGCAAGGCGGGCCGTCGGGCGACCGTCTCGGACTGGATGGAGATGGAGAAGGCCCGCGGCATCTCGATCACGTCGACCGCGCTGCAGTTCCCCTACCGCGCCCCCAGCGGACAGGACTGCGTGATCAACCTGCTCGACACCCCGGGCCACGCCGACTTCTCCGAAGACACCTACCGGGTGCTAACGGCCGTGGACTGCGCGGTCATGCTCATCGACGCGGCCAAGGGCCTGGAACCGCAGACGCTCAAGCTGTTCGAGGTCTGCCGACTGCGGCGCATCCCGATCATCACCGTCATCAACAAGTGGGACCGGCCCGGCCGCGACCCGCTGGAGCTGATCGACGAGATCCAGTCGCGCATCGGCCTGCGGCCCACCCCGCTGACGTGGCCGGTGGGCATCGCCGGGGACTTCAAAGGCGTGCTCGATCGACGCACCGGCAACTTCATCCGGTTCACCCGCACCGCGGGCGGCGCCAAGGCCGCGCCCGAGGAGCACATCACCCCCGACCGGGCGCACGCCGCCGCCGGCGACGACTGGGACAACGCGGTCGAGGAATCCGAACTGCTGTCGGCCGACGGCTCGGACTACGACCAGGACACCTTCCTCGGCTGCGAGACGACGCCGCTCCTATTCACTTCTGCCGCACTGAACTTCGGCGTCAACCAGTTGCTCGACGTCCTCGTTCAGCTCGCCCCGGCACCACACGGCCAGCTCGACACCGAGGGCCACCGCCGGCCCGCCGAATCCCCGTTCAGCGCCTTCGTCTTCAAGGTGCAGGCGGGCATGGACTCCGCACATCGCGACCGCATCGCCTACGCGCGGGTCTGCTCGGGCACCTTCGAACGCGGCGAGGTGTTGACGCACGCCACGACGGGCAAGCCCTTCGTCACCAAGTACGCGCAGTCGGTGTTCGGGCAGCAGCGTTCGACGCTGGACACCGCATGGCCGGGTGACGTCATCGGCCTGGCGAACGCGAACGTCCTTCGCCCCGGCGACACCCTCTACCGCGACGTGCCGGTGCAATACCCGCCGATCCCGAGCTTCTCCCCCGAGCACTTCGCCGTCGCGCGAGGCACGGATCCCAGTAAGCACAAGCAGTTTCGCAAGGGCATCGAACAGCTCGAGCAGGAGGGCGTCGTCCAGGTGCTGCGTTCGGACCGTCGCGGCGATCAGGCGCCCGTCTTCGCTGCCGTCGGCCCGATGCAGTTCGAGGTGGCCAGCCATCGCATGGCTGCCGAGATGAGCGCACCGATTTCGCTGGAGTCGCTGCCCTACACCGTGGCGCGGGCCGCCTCCCCGGAGGACGTCGACTTCCTGTCCCGCCAGCCCTCCGTCGAGGTCTTCACCAGAACCGACGGCGTCATCCTCGTCCTGTTCTCGACGAAGTGGCGGCTCGAGGGGTTCCAGCGCGACAACCCGAACGTCGTGCTGCAGTCCCTGGTCGCCGCCGGCGACGACTGA
- a CDS encoding squalene cyclase has translation MVSATVTTWLLDSDPALRWQVERDLLRRPPEVWEATRASIATEGFGARLLAHQDADGQWAGGAFFPADFSPEEEQPWTATTWSLNALREWGLDAAVLRERRTAELLAANSRWEYEDLPYWSGEVDCCINSWTVSNGLWLGADVTGLVDWFVEHQLPDGGWNCEWVEGSTRSSFHSTLNSLKGLLDFDAATGGTDASRAARQAGEEYLLRRNLFRRLSTGQPVAPWVDHFTYPMRWRYDVLNAADYFRRAARVDGTPPDPRMAEAIALIRAAGQPDGTWRQGDVQPGRMWFDVDVPAGEPSKWLTLFAIRVLQWWDASLP, from the coding sequence GTGGTGTCGGCAACGGTGACGACCTGGCTCCTCGATTCCGACCCGGCATTGCGCTGGCAGGTCGAGCGAGATCTCCTGCGGCGACCCCCCGAGGTGTGGGAGGCCACGCGGGCGAGCATCGCGACCGAGGGTTTCGGAGCGCGCCTGCTGGCCCACCAGGACGCCGACGGCCAGTGGGCCGGCGGCGCGTTCTTCCCGGCCGACTTCTCCCCCGAGGAGGAGCAACCGTGGACGGCGACCACCTGGTCGCTCAATGCGTTGCGGGAGTGGGGCCTCGACGCCGCGGTACTTCGGGAGCGGCGAACGGCCGAGCTGCTCGCCGCGAACAGTCGGTGGGAGTACGAGGACCTGCCCTACTGGAGTGGCGAGGTCGACTGCTGCATCAATTCCTGGACCGTCTCGAACGGTCTGTGGCTCGGCGCGGACGTCACCGGACTCGTCGACTGGTTCGTCGAACACCAACTGCCCGACGGTGGCTGGAACTGCGAATGGGTCGAGGGCTCGACGCGGTCGTCGTTCCACTCGACGCTCAACTCGCTCAAGGGGTTGCTGGACTTCGATGCCGCGACCGGCGGCACGGACGCCTCGCGGGCGGCTCGGCAGGCGGGCGAAGAATATCTGTTGCGCCGCAATCTATTTCGTCGACTGTCCACCGGGCAGCCGGTGGCGCCCTGGGTCGATCACTTCACCTATCCCATGCGGTGGCGCTACGACGTCCTGAACGCGGCCGACTACTTTCGGCGGGCAGCCCGGGTCGACGGCACCCCGCCCGACCCGCGGATGGCCGAGGCCATCGCCCTCATCCGCGCCGCAGGCCAACCCGACGGCACCTGGCGACAGGGCGACGTCCAGCCCGGCCGGATGTGGTTCGACGTCGACGTCCCGGCCGGCGAGCCCTCGAAGTGGTTGACGCTGTTCGCCATTCGCGTGCTGCAGTGGTGGGACGCCTCGCTGCCGTGA
- a CDS encoding ClpP family protease: MTSTTVPDPVTEHLLNRLQNQRIVQLGQQVDDAIANTLCAQLLLLAEDDPRRDILFLINSPGGSVSAGLAIYDTMVAIKPDVVTVAMGLAASMGQVLLAGGTPGKRYALPHSMILMHQGSAGVQGTAIDVEIQAKNLAHVKAVMNGLNSTFTGQSVERIEADSDRDRWFTAEQAREYGFVDAVVSSLDEIRPAGRNSGLGY; encoded by the coding sequence ATGACATCGACCACCGTTCCCGATCCCGTCACCGAACACCTACTCAATCGCCTGCAGAACCAGCGCATCGTCCAACTCGGCCAGCAGGTCGACGACGCGATCGCCAACACGCTCTGCGCGCAACTCCTGCTGCTGGCCGAGGACGACCCGCGCCGCGACATCCTCTTCCTGATCAACTCACCGGGCGGATCGGTGTCGGCGGGCCTGGCCATCTACGACACCATGGTCGCCATCAAGCCCGACGTCGTCACCGTCGCGATGGGCCTGGCCGCCAGCATGGGCCAGGTACTGCTGGCCGGTGGGACGCCCGGCAAGCGATATGCGTTGCCGCACAGCATGATTCTGATGCATCAAGGTTCGGCGGGCGTCCAGGGCACGGCCATCGACGTCGAGATCCAGGCCAAGAACCTGGCACACGTCAAGGCGGTGATGAACGGTCTCAACAGCACCTTCACCGGCCAGTCGGTGGAGCGCATCGAGGCGGACTCCGACCGCGACCGCTGGTTCACCGCCGAGCAGGCCCGAGAGTACGGGTTCGTGGACGCGGTGGTGTCGTCGCTCGACGAGATCCGCCCCGCGGGTCGCAACTCGGGGCTCGGGTACTGA
- a CDS encoding ClpP family protease, whose product MGHYSIPNVVERTAGGERIVDVYSRLLSDRVVYLGTEIDDDVANVIVAQLLHLESDAPDQQISLYLNSPGGSMSATMAIYDTMQFIHSPVATTCVGQAASGAAVLLAGGADGERSMLPHARALLHQPSIGGQGTISDLTLHTKEVLRVRGQMNEVLSAHTGQTVDTLLRDTERDKVFTAEQAVAYGLADRIVPPRKVRSAAA is encoded by the coding sequence ATGGGGCACTACTCGATCCCGAACGTGGTGGAGCGCACCGCAGGTGGCGAACGCATCGTCGACGTCTACTCGCGGTTGCTGTCCGACCGCGTGGTCTATCTCGGAACCGAGATCGACGACGACGTCGCCAACGTCATCGTCGCGCAGCTGCTGCATCTGGAGTCCGACGCCCCCGACCAGCAGATCAGCCTGTACCTCAACTCACCCGGCGGTTCGATGTCGGCGACCATGGCCATCTACGACACCATGCAGTTCATCCACTCCCCCGTCGCCACGACCTGCGTCGGCCAAGCCGCATCGGGGGCCGCGGTCCTGCTGGCCGGCGGCGCCGACGGCGAACGTTCGATGTTGCCGCACGCCAGGGCACTGCTGCATCAACCGTCGATCGGCGGTCAGGGAACCATCTCCGACCTGACTCTGCACACGAAAGAAGTGTTGCGGGTGCGGGGTCAGATGAACGAGGTCCTAAGCGCTCACACTGGCCAGACCGTCGACACCCTGCTCCGAGACACCGAGCGCGACAAGGTGTTCACAGCCGAACAGGCGGTGGCTTACGGACTGGCCGACCGCATCGTGCCGCCGCGCAAGGTGCGGTCGGCAGCAGCCTGA
- a CDS encoding helix-turn-helix domain-containing protein: MTAKPESPDVEPLWRELAGKAIRSERTKQGRTLGDVSERAGISPQYLSEVERGLKEPSSEMLASICGALGLRLVDLLRAGDRQLTGRRLRAVSPPATRPSGPVLLAA, translated from the coding sequence ATGACCGCAAAGCCGGAGTCCCCCGACGTCGAACCGCTGTGGCGCGAGCTCGCCGGTAAGGCCATCCGCTCCGAGCGCACGAAGCAGGGTCGGACGCTGGGGGACGTCTCCGAACGCGCGGGCATCTCGCCGCAGTACCTGTCCGAGGTGGAGCGAGGTCTCAAGGAGCCGTCGTCGGAGATGCTCGCATCGATCTGCGGCGCACTCGGGCTGCGGCTCGTCGACCTCTTGCGGGCCGGCGATCGTCAGCTCACGGGACGCCGGCTGCGGGCGGTCAGCCCCCCGGCGACGCGCCCGTCGGGTCCCGTCCTGCTGGCCGCCTGA